One segment of Anopheles stephensi strain Indian chromosome 3, UCI_ANSTEP_V1.0, whole genome shotgun sequence DNA contains the following:
- the LOC118513144 gene encoding uncharacterized protein LOC118513144 isoform X5, protein MAPSRKKRSLAQLLLYVAPVVVVSLRSPGEPETTILEEQRTGVVAKLTAASAAVAAAASEKSTTDQSTFAGNLESALKEKNVPIKKKLSEDEDAGEEEEVEEEVEEEVEEEEEEEEEAEEEEEEVSVEEKKKPDPEPQPPVSRPSSKEEEPAKQLVEESSPSTGEVQKDVPTVEDSEVNVSTKEELKQETKEEAKEDPSTEEPELPKQLPEKAAGAPKSLSDKESTLESKEHGDKPMVPPQTYLWEEVKKSKEQVSDGGYPWTHLYKGDPEEGSDEAKPSTESPSANRPRKGEEQAVEQEDILAEKKVKVQNGEQRNGTSGDQPMEVDESTTSNGHLQDAQAGPSEPKPQSPRRSRKRAASHEPESGSRHSVREEIKHFLDEHPSIRSFSNSLTRQGKKTRTFVSRSLERAKSMADRQIDRARVQMNTLRRKKAASEPRGFPDQKILNLRESPRLNNREIPAYVVRQPSDEVIETVDEEKIVKVTVETEASKSTVVVPDEIIELPKGQEERTVESVEEQIMVVEVSAPATPPVVEDDRYEIIEPPKSETVATPVEQLPPVAESPIVPVKAKPPLKAPRKKKEHHYEDIEDFEPQSTKDATPEPSGDAKLQRQEHIKEEGLDPIIGEMLGNDKIKISLQLQDEKFVDDMFGRRKHLDEILQQSSEDEREKEPVKLANKGLLAPISSIDSTSSDEEARRTHLSTLAEESDTGSIDGGTPCKKQDSLKESELPPVEESSKELELTPAEEHLLMEAEKTAEDGSPKQAAASVEPEAETVPVVETEQPKVDTRWSKMSDHEYEPIGEPADASKPITKDGLLAVSSKAQQQPDGQDRKHSNASFLRVPGNDEGDTISMEELQKSIEDRYFNLPTDATAAQEGAEGTAAASVASEPQSEKTSKMKAAMAKAQTSGKQAMAKAQESGKQAMARAQEGGKTLQKKFIQQTDRFKNKMSNIKLKKDKDAAPLASPEIVTTPELEKLDFTLAVPKDEEPSTPEAVAEGSSVPTEEASGDAAEDEATPAKSGNKFGNKLKNMHMPKLQKPDFKRPEFTKISKPKMPKLKTPDMPKFKRPEMPKFLTEKPDFSKMKSDFAKIKLARSKSMKEPSPSGATSAASPSDASIMGDSVTAPTKVNYTDFSTYPRIFDKFKRQKSVPSGQASVRAGTPPPLEFTKAAKTTRPKGASLVSRWTSEKSEDTESNRFLQYTGSELDERETSVERRMRQELERAEFEGPELAVTEEQKQLEEYDKENREIHLLSAARHEEFLKRKPPMERQESDLASEEEKQFWASSLGQKIRQNIDMNSNDLDFLDEEERLLVAKEDEAIDQEAREQARYLLELSKQRTEKELERRSSTPYTNQECQSSGSSSVRRRKGVLEEIDDDEFFLRQKGISKDNIQMGEYISSAIKEGLSQPKNALADMDRYDYYDEELDREQDGMRRYYQPSFESDDVSNQQNSYTDEYRGGKASDFYRTFPPDRPTRKPKKGNDQTVPQDDQDYGLEDEEEEEDLGYYDRQRTKYGSEQPQLLQSAAARYMDEEDDLAAMGGSLPRQAMLAGTVVPPTPPTRHRKKRFRDVTPSDVGPSSFTNGGFAAGKSISNNFISGPPPTTTMAYRAEVPLAREESFGTIPEPIPRRTRSRSQISKALDDDDRVSRGAESLIGGIIDRSPIPGRDSYSYEISESNGYATVRKEAPPRPPAPIRRRKSTRSLDAPPPRQFNTLPNYHHSVSPVRPQRNYSTINPNRPPRRKSVTSLTGEQQLKSSSLSKDDVAQYEDVIAPAPPLGPKPPLSSGDVASKMKDRPLPPPPRPTRKPRRPDGSDHQDLDGGAERMVLPMHDTSIEEVETATQTDPVSEDFGLDAEIAAVTERAARAHDGDQLEGALNRFREGNAKALSERPKSSRSGSRPETPASILIERKVSTPSLNHESIVEASLTVQPLEEFDDDQYIAELVKKYVSEERKPEPRKTDTFERRFRKSTNSLTREDEIRPVEASNTLRTPTMRSSRTSVDGRLSATTPEPLRNVEIAPNVIEEIVERLRTTEQQHIDELHKLHQQQLEDLRRQHDEQKRLQEQKLEEQQRQLLEQQNQQLLQTQQLKEQILQQQEHQKMLLTQQQNQQQQLLVAQQQQQLLMEQQEKERELQREKERELLKEREQELERARERERELHLARELELQRAREIEQQRARDLEQQRIREMELQRARELEHQRLRELEIQRAIEAEQARQREVELQQQQQQQQKAAAVQAAPKEPKEEGVPQQEVATKVEEPLTTASPTASAPVPASVDVVDGAAALPTPSTLPSDQPPTRPPLPPMAAPFVYHPDYLSYHGVAPSSSSAAAAAAAASYLMRGVPSDEDLGMTPLAPQRRRRHHRSKRDSTSEEDFQREHRRHRHGTRSPEPPSIPTLGGQLVRACGSSIRQTGDDLMAMLRASSKDENKRDLHIAIIILIVIVAGLMALGMSGEKAVHHHHWDYFSPPGHGSSA, encoded by the exons ATGGCTCCATCGCGCAAGAAACGTTCCTTGGCCCAGTTGCTACTGTACGTGGCACCTGTTGTTGTGG TGTCCCTGCGCAGCCCTGGAGAGCCGGAAACGACCATACTGGAAGAGCAGCGGACCGGTGTCGTAGCCAAACTGACCGCTGCTTCGGCTGCCGTTGCTGCGGCAGCATCCGAAAAATCTACCACAGATCAGAGCACGTTCGCCGGGAATCTGGAAAGCGCGCTCAAGGAGAAGAACGTCCCGATtaagaagaaactctcggAGGACGAGGATGCCGGAGAGGAGGAGGAAGTAGAGGAAGAAGTTGAGGAGGAGGttgaagaggaggaggaggaggaagaggaggcggaagaagaagaagaggaggtgTCTGtggaggagaagaaaaaaccagaTCCGGAGCCACAGCCTCCGGTAAGTAGGCCATCGAGTAAGGAAGAAGAGCCTGCCAAACAACTCGTGGAAGAATCCTCGCCTAGTACGGGAGAGGTCCAAAAAGATGTCCCAACTGTTGAGGACTCCGAAGTCAATGTCTCCACAAAGGAAGAATTGAAGCAAGAGACTAAAGAGGAAGCGAAAGAAGATCCGTCCACCGAGGAACCTGAGCTGCCGAAGCAATTGCCCGAGAAAGCAGCCGGCGCTCCCAAGTCACTCAGTGACAAGGAATCCACCCTCGAGTCGAAAGAGCATGGCGATAAGCCGATGGTGCCACCGCAGACGTACCTCTGGGAGGAGGTTAAGAAGTCCAAGGAACAGGTAAGCGAT GGAGGATATCCATGGACGCATCTGTACAAAGGAGATCCGGAAGAGGGATCGGACGAAGCTAAACCGTCCACAGAATCACCTTCCGCGAATCGTCCAAGAAAAGGTGAGGAGCAAGCGGTAGAGCAGGAAGATATCTTGGCGGAAAAGAAGGTTAAGGTCCAGAATGGCGAACAGCGCAACGGTACCAGTGGCGATCAGCCGATGGAGGTCGATGAATCGACCACCTCGAATGGACACCTTCAAGACGCACAGGCTGGTCCAAGCGAACCAAAGCCACAATCTCCCAGACGCAGCAGAAAGCGTGCCGCATCACACGAACCCGAATCGGGCAGTCGACATTCGGTTCGGGAAGAGATCAAACACTTCCTCGATGAACATCCGTCGATTCGTAGCTTTAGCAACAGTCTCACGCGGCAGGGCAAAAAGACCCGTACGTTCGTTAGCCGATCGTTGGAACGTGCGAAATCGATGGCTGATCGGCAGATTGATCGTGCCCGGGTGCAGATGAACACGCTGCGCCGTAAGAAGGCTGCATCGGAACCGCGCGGATTTCCGGACCAGAAGATCCTCAATCTCCGGGAATCGCCGCGGTTGAACAATCGTGAAATTCCGGCCTACGTTGTGCGACAACCGAGTGACGAGGTGATCGAGACAGTGGACGAAGAGAAGATCGTCAAGGTGACGGTGGAAACGGAAGCATCCAAGAGTACGGTGGTTGTGCCAGATGAGATTATAGAACTGCCGAAGGGTCAGGAAGAACGTACCGTTGAGTCGGTGGAGGAGCAAATCATGGTTGTGGAGGTCTCTGCCCCAGCTACGCCTCCCGTAGTTGAGGATGATCGGTATGAGATCATTGAGCCACCAAAATCGGAAACCGTTGCTACTCCCGTCGAGCAACTGCCACCAGTTGCCGAGTCGCCGATCGTACCGGTGAAAGCGAAACCACCGCTTAAAGCGCCTCGCAAGAAGAAGGAACATCATTACGAAGATATTGAAGATTTTGAGCCGCAGTCGACGAAGGATGCAACTCCGGAACCTAGCGGCGATGCAAAACTCCAGCGTCAGGAACACATCAAGGAAGAAGGACTAGATCCCATCATCGGCGAAATGTTGGGCAACGACAAGATCAAGATATCGCTCCAACTGCAGGACGAGAAGTTCGTGGACGATATGTTCGGCAGACGTAAGCATCTGGACGAGATCCTGCAGCAATCGTCCGAAGACGAACGTGAAAAGGAACCGGTAAAGTTGGCTAACAAAGGACTGCTTGCTCCTATCTCGTCGATCGACTCCACGTCCTCCGATGAGGAGGCTCGCCGCACCCATCTCAGCACACTGGCCGAGGAAAGCGATACGGGCAGCATCGATGGAGGTACACCGTGCAAGAAGCAGGACTCACTGAAGGAATCGGAACTGCCCCCGGTCGAAGAGTCCAGCAAGGAGCTAGAGCTAACACCCGCCGAGGAACATCTGCTAATGGAGGCGGAAAAGACAGCTGAAGACGGATCGCCCAAACAGGCTGCTGCTTCGGTTGAACCGGAAGCAGAGACTGTACCGGTGGTGGAAACGGAACAACCGAAGGTTGACACTCGCTGGTCAAAAATGAG TGATCACGAGTACGAGCCCATCGGAGAACCGGCCGATGCCAGCAAACCCATCACCAAGGATGGATTGTTGGCCGTATCCAGCAAGGCTCAGCAGCAACCAGACGGTCAGGACCGTAAGCATTCGAACGCTTCGTTCCTTCGCGTTCCGGGCAACGATGAGGGCGACACGATCAGCATGGAAGAGCTCCAGAAGTCGATCGAGGATCGCTACTTTAACCTGCCCACCGATGCCACCGCAGCCCAGGAAGGTGCCGAAGGAACTGCGGCTGCATCCGTCGCATCGGAACCGCAGAGCGAGAAGACCAGCAAGATGAAGGCAGCCATGGCGAAGGCTCAGACCAGCGGCAAGCAGGCGATGGCAAAGGCTCAGGAAAGTGGCAAACAAGCGATGGCACGTGCTCAGGAAGGCGGTAAAACGCTGCAGAAGAAGTTTATCCAGCAGACGGATCGCTTTAAGAACAAGATGTCCAACATTAAACTGAAGAAGGACAAAGATGCAGCTCCACTAGCAAGTCCGGAGATTGTAACGACTCCCGAGTTGGAGAAGCTGGACTTTACGCTTGCCGTTCCTAAGGATGAGGAACCGTCCACTCCAGAAGCTGTTGCAGAAGGATCCTCCGTTCCAACGGAGGAAGCTTCCGGTGATGCTGCAGAGGATGAAGCGACACCCGCCAAGAGCGGCAACAAATTCGGTAACAAGCTTAAGAACATGCACATGCCGAAGCTGCAGAAGCCTGACTTCAAGCGGCCGGAGTTTACAAAAATCTCCAAACCAAAGATGCCGAAGCTGAAGACACCCGACATGCCTAAGTTCAAGCGCCCGGAGATGCCCAAGTTCCTTACGGAGAAGCCCGACTTTAGCAAGATGAAGTCGGACTTTGCGAAGATAAAGCTGGCCCGCAGCAAGTCGATGAAGGAACCGTCTCCATCCGGTGCGACCAGTGCCGCCTCACCGTCGGACGCATCGATCATGGGCGATTCGGTAACAGCGCCCACCAAGGTGAACTACACCGACTTCAGTACGTATCCACGCATTTTCGATAAGTTTAAGCGTCAAAAGTCAGTGCCAAGTGGTCAGGCTAGTGTGCGTGCCggtacaccaccaccgctagAGTTTACGAAGGCAGCAAAGACAACGCGCCCCAAGGGAGCGTCTCTTGTATCGCGTTGGACGTCCGAAAAGTCGGAAGATACGGAGAGCAACCGTTTCCTGCAGTATACGGGCAGTGAGCTGGATGAGCGGGAAACGTCTGTCGAGCGACGCATGCGCCAGGAACTCGAACGGGCAGAGTTCGAAGGTCCCGAGCTGGCTGTAACGGAAGAACAGAAGCAGCTCGAGGAGTATGACAAAGAGAACCGTGAAATTCATCTGCTTTCGGCGGCTCGCCATGAGGAGTTCCTCAAGCGTAAACCACCGATGGAGCGCCAAGAGTCCGATCTCGCTTCGGAAGAGGAGAAACAATTCTGGGCCAGTTCGCTCGGTCAAAAGATTCGACAGAACATCGACATGAACAGCAACGATCTGGACTTCCTCGACGAGGAGGAACGTCTGCTGGTGGCTAAGGAAGATGAAGCTATCGATCAGGAGGCACGCGAACAGGCTCGCTACCTGTTAGAGCTGAGCAAGCAACGCACCGAGAAGGAACTGGAACGCCGATCGTCTACACCGTACACGAACCAAGAGTGTCAGTCGTCGGGTAGCTCGAGTGTGCGCCGTCGTAAGGGCGTGCTGGAGGAGATCGACGACGATGAGTTCTTCCTGCGGCAGAAGGGTATCTCGAAGGACAACATCCAGATGGGCGAGTACATCAGCTCCGCGATCAAGGAGGGTCTAAGCCAGCCGAAGAACGCGCTGGCCGATATGGACCGGTACGACTACTACGACGAAGAACTCGATCGTGAGCAGGATGGTATGCGAAGATACTACCAACCAAGCTTCGAATCGGATGACGTTTCTAACCAGCAGAACTCGTACACGGATGAGTATCGTGGTGGTAAGGCAAGCGATTTCTATCGTACCTTCCCACCGGATCGTCCTACTCGTAAGCCGAAAAAGGGTAACGATCAAACCGTCCCGCAGGACGATCAAGACTACGGTCTGgaggatgaagaagaagaggaagatcTTGGATACTACGATCGCCAGCGTACCAAGTATGGTAGTGAACAGCCCCAGCTACTGCAGTCTGCGGCCGCCCGTTACATGGACGAGGAAGATGACCTAGCGGCTATGGGTGGTTCTCTGCCAAGGCAGGCCATGCTGGCCGGTACGGTTGTTCCGCCGACGCCACCAACGCGTCACCGCAAGAAGCGCTTCCGTGATGTGACCCCATCGGACGTAGGACCATCATCATTCACTAACGGCGGATTCGCCGCCGGCAAGTCCATCTCCAATAACTTCATCTCCGGACCACCTCCCACG ACTACGATGGCTTACCGGGCGGAAGTACCGCTCGCTCGAGAGGAAAGCTTTGGTACGATTCCGGAACCGATACCACGACGAACTCGCTCACGGTCTCAGATTTCCAAGGCACtggacgatgatgatcgtgtTTCGCGTGGCGCAGAATCGCTGATTGGCGGCATTATCGATCGATCCCCCATCCCCGGTAGAGACTCGTATTCTTACGAAATTTCCGAATCCAACGG ATATGCCACCGTTCGCAAGGAAGCACCGCCACGTCCACCGGCACCGATCCGACGCCGAAAGTCGACCAGATCGCTCGATGCACCACCACCGCGGCAGTTCAACACGCTACCGAACTACCATCACTCAGTGTCGCCCGTCCGGCCACAGCGCAACTACAGCACCATTAACCCGAACCGTCCACCACGCAGGAAGTCCGTCACTAGCTTGACCGGTGAGCAGCAACT GAAATCGTCCAGTCTTAGCAAGGACGACGTGGCACAGTACGAGGACGTAATCGCGCCGGCACCTCCGCTCGGACCCAAACCCCCGCTCAGCTCCGGTGACGTTGCGAGCAAGATGAAGGATCGTCCACTGCCACCTCCACCGCGTCCCACGCGCAAACCGCGCCGCCCGGACGGTAGCGACCATCAGGATCTGGATGGCGGAGCCGAACGAATGGTGCTCCCGATGCACGACACCTCGATCGAGGAGGTAGAGACGGCCACCCAAACCGATCCCGTCTCGGAAGACTTTGGGCTGGACGCGGAAATAGCGGCCGTAACGGAGCGTGCAGCACGGGCACACGATGGCGATCAGCTGGAGGGCGCACTGAACCGATTCCGGGAAGGAAACGCCAAGGCACTGTCCGAGCGTCCCAAGTCATCACGCTCCGGAAGCCGTCCGGAAACACCGGCTTCGATCCTAATCGAACGAAAGGTATCGACACCTTCGCTAAATCATGAATCTATTGTGGAAGCATCGCTGACCGTTCAACCACTGGAAGAGTTTGATGATGATCAGTACATCGCGGAGCTTGTGAAGAAGTACGTTTCGGAGGAACGCAAACCAGAACCCCGCAAGACCGACACATTCGAGCGTCGGTTCCGCAAGAGCACAAACAGCTTAACGCGTGAGGATGAGATCCGCCCGGTGGAAGCGAGCAACACGCTCCGTACGCCAACGATGCGATCGTCCCGTACCTCCGTCGATGGACGACTGTCTGCGACTACTCCGGAACCGCTGCGTAACGTAGAGATCGCACCCAACGTGATCGAAGAGATTGTGGAGCGACTGCGTACGACTGAGCAACAGCACATCGATGAACTACACAAGctgcaccagcaacagctgGAAGATCTTCGCCGTCAACACGACGAACAGAAGCGACTACAGGAACAGAAGCTCGAGGAACAGCAGCGCCAGCTGCTGGAACAACAGAACCAACAGTTGCTCCAAACACAACAGCTCAAGGAACAGATCCTACAGCAGCAAGAACACCAGAAGATGCTGCTGACACAGCAACagaaccaacagcaacagttgCTTGtggcgcaacagcagcagcagctgttgaTGGAGCAGCAGGAGAAGGAGCGCGAGCTCCAGCGTGAAAAGGAACGCGAGCTGCTTAAAGAGCGTGAGCAGGAGCTGGAACGAGCACGAGAGCGCGAACGAGAGCTTCATCTGGCGCGCGAACTCGAGCTGCAGCGTGCCCGAGAGATTGAACAGCAGCGTGCACGCGATCTCGAGCAGCAAAGGATACGCGAGATGGAACTGCAGAGGGCACGGGAACTCGAACACCAACGACTACGCGAGCTGGAGATTCAGCGTGCGATAGAAGCCGAACAGGCtcgccaaagagaggttgagctgcagcagcagcagcagcagcagcagaaggctGCAGCAGTTCAGGCAGCTCCGAAGGAACCTAAAGAAGAGGGAGTCCCTCAGCAGGAGGTCGCCACTAAAGTGGAAGAACCGCTGACAACCGCATCTCCGACCGCTAGTGCTCCAGTCCCAGCTTCGGTGGACGTTGTCGATGGAGCCGCGGCTCTACCAACTCCATCCACCCTACCATCAGATCAACCTCCAACTAGACCGCCGCTACCACCGATGGCCGCCCCATTCGTCTACCACCCGGACTATCTATCCTACCACGGTGTtgcaccgtcgtcgtcgtcggctgctgcggctgctgctgccgcctccTACCTCATGCGTGGCGTTCCCTCGGATGAGGATCTCGGCATGACTCCactggcaccacagcgccgcCGCCGTCATCATCGCTCGAAACGTGACTCAACCTCGGAGGAAGACTTCCAGCGGGAACACCGTCGCCATCGGCACGGTACTCGCTCACCCGAACCACCCTCCATCCCGACGCTCGGTGGACAGCTGGTGCGGGCGTGTGGGTCCTCCATCCGGCAGACTGGTGACGATCTGATGGCGATGCTGCGCGCCAGCAGCAAGGACGAAAACAAGCGCGATCTGCATATTGCCATCATCATACTGATCGTGATCGTGGCTGGGTTGATGGCGCTCGGTATGAGCGGTGAAAAGGctgtccatcatcatcactggGATTACTTTAGCCCACCGGGCCATGGTAGCAGTGCGTAG